From the Micromonospora echinospora genome, the window TACCGCACGAGCAGCTACCGGCCGGTTACCCGGCTCCGTCCCGATTCCGTTGACTTAGCTGTGTTGATTAACTAAGGTTCATGGGAGCGCTTCCATCGATGAATGTCGAGTTCCTTGGGGTGGTGGCCGCTCGGTGACGCCGGCTGCCGGGACCGGTGCGGGCCGGGCCGGCTAGCGGTCCCGACCGCTGCAGAACACGCCCCGGGCAGCAGAATCGAAGGAGAGGAACCAGATGAGACATCGTCATGCCGTGCTGGCCGCCAGTGCCGCCGGAGTCCTGGCGCTCGGCAGCATGGCAGCGGTCACGTTGCCGGCGTCGGCGGCGACCACCGGATGCGCGGTCACCTACACCGTGGCGAGCCAGTGGCCCGACGGCTTCACCGCCAACATCACGATCACCAACCTCGGCTCCGCCGTTACCGGCTGGACGCTGGGGTTCACCTTCCCGAACGCGGCCCAGAGAGTCGGTCAGGGCTGGAGCGCCAAGTGGACCCAGTCCGGCAGCGAGGTCACCGCCACCAGCATGGCGTGGAACGGCTCACTGGACACGGGCTCGTCCACCTCCATCGGGTTCTCCGGAACGTGGCGCGGGACCAACCCGGTACCCGAATCGTTCGCGCTCAACGGCACCACCTGCACCGGCACGGTGACCACGCCGACGGCCAGCCCCACCACCGCGGACCCGTCGCCCACCGCGAGCAACCCCCCCGACCCCGGCGGACCCGCACCCAAGCTGCGGGTGTCGGGGAATAAGATCGTCACAGCGAGCGGACGGCCCTACCGCCTGCTCGGTGTCAGCCGGTCGAGCGGCGAGTACGCCTGCGTGCAGGGCAAGGGCCAGTGGGACGGCGGCCCGGTAGACCAGGCGTCGGTCGATGCCATGAAGACCTGGAACATCCACGCTGTCCGGATTCCGCTGAACGAGGAGTGCTGGCTCGGCGTCAATGGCACCCCGAGTGGTGCCATCTACCAACAGGGCGTGAAGGACTACGTCGACCTGCTAGTCGCCAACGGCATCAACCCCATCCTCGATCTGCACTGGACCTGGGGCGCCTACAGCACCGGGCCGGACTGGCACTGCAAGGACACCACCGCCACGTGCCAGAAGCCGATGCCCGACGCCCGGTACGCCCCACAGTTCTGGACCGGCGTGGCGAACACCTTCAAGGGCAACGACGCCGTCGTGTTCGACCTGTTCAACGAGCCCTACCCGGAGATCGGCGCGGATTGGAACAAGACCCTGGGATGGCAGTGTCTGCGCGACGGTGGCACCTGCGCCGGCATCCCCTACGAGGTAGCCGGCATGCAGGACCTGGTCGACGCGGTCCGCGCGACCGGCGCGACCAACATGCTCATGGTCGGCGGCCTGGAGTGGACCAACGACATGGGCCAGTGGCTGACGTACAAGCCGAGCGACCCGCTCGACAACATCGCCGCGTCCTGGCATGCGTACAGCTTCAACGCCTGCGCCAGCACGACCTGCTGGGACGCCACAATCGCCCCGCTGGCCGAGGAGGTGCCCGTGGTGCTCGGCGAGTTCGGACAGGACAACTGTGGTTACGACTACATGGACACGCTGATGGAGTGGGCCACCGCGCACGGCCTGTCTCACCTGGCGTG encodes:
- a CDS encoding cellulase family glycosylhydrolase, which translates into the protein MRHRHAVLAASAAGVLALGSMAAVTLPASAATTGCAVTYTVASQWPDGFTANITITNLGSAVTGWTLGFTFPNAAQRVGQGWSAKWTQSGSEVTATSMAWNGSLDTGSSTSIGFSGTWRGTNPVPESFALNGTTCTGTVTTPTASPTTADPSPTASNPPDPGGPAPKLRVSGNKIVTASGRPYRLLGVSRSSGEYACVQGKGQWDGGPVDQASVDAMKTWNIHAVRIPLNEECWLGVNGTPSGAIYQQGVKDYVDLLVANGINPILDLHWTWGAYSTGPDWHCKDTTATCQKPMPDARYAPQFWTGVANTFKGNDAVVFDLFNEPYPEIGADWNKTLGWQCLRDGGTCAGIPYEVAGMQDLVDAVRATGATNMLMVGGLEWTNDMGQWLTYKPSDPLDNIAASWHAYSFNACASTTCWDATIAPLAEEVPVVLGEFGQDNCGYDYMDTLMEWATAHGLSHLAWTWNPWGCSTGAVLIKDWQGTPEPGVGEGYRAHLLSQDPYATR